One Desulforhopalus sp. DNA segment encodes these proteins:
- a CDS encoding aminotransferase class V-fold PLP-dependent enzyme gives MIYLDNAATSCPKPADCLHRALDRYLELGVSPGRGGYDRALEAADIVTEVRKKIGRFFRAGVDSQVCFAGNATDALNIMIQGLVKSGDHVVATRLEHNSVLRPLRHLERQGIISCDLVGFSEDGFIDPARLAASLRPTTRLVVMTHASNVLGTVQPVAEIGALCRSRGIPLIIDVAQSAGCIPIAMADWNVQGLAFTGHKSLLGPSGIGGLVLAPGLDPLPTRYGGTGVDSVNPFQPLTYPHRLEAGTLNLLGILGLDESLTLVEGHMAENFIREMQLTEKLRDGLSKIARIKLYAARNLKQNHLPILSCAVDGMASSDAGAILDGDYGIAVRTGLQCAPLVHEDLGSGEAGAIRFSLGPSTSEADIDAAIAAMTAIAA, from the coding sequence ATGATCTACCTCGACAATGCCGCCACCTCCTGCCCCAAACCGGCCGATTGTCTGCACCGGGCCCTTGATCGCTACCTGGAGCTGGGCGTCTCGCCCGGTCGCGGCGGCTATGACCGGGCACTGGAGGCGGCGGATATTGTTACAGAAGTGCGCAAAAAAATCGGTCGCTTTTTCCGGGCCGGAGTTGACAGCCAGGTCTGTTTTGCCGGGAACGCCACCGATGCCCTTAATATCATGATCCAGGGTCTTGTCAAATCCGGGGACCATGTCGTCGCTACCCGCCTGGAGCACAATTCGGTGCTTCGCCCCCTGCGGCATCTGGAGCGACAGGGTATCATCTCCTGCGATCTGGTGGGATTTAGCGAGGACGGCTTCATCGATCCCGCCCGCCTTGCCGCAAGCCTCCGCCCCACCACCCGCCTGGTGGTCATGACCCATGCCTCGAATGTCCTGGGTACGGTCCAGCCGGTGGCCGAGATCGGCGCCCTGTGCAGAAGCCGCGGGATTCCGCTGATCATCGATGTCGCCCAGAGCGCCGGCTGCATCCCCATCGCCATGGCGGATTGGAATGTGCAGGGTCTGGCCTTCACCGGCCACAAGTCCCTTCTCGGGCCAAGTGGTATCGGCGGCCTGGTTCTTGCCCCCGGCCTCGACCCCCTGCCCACCCGCTACGGCGGCACCGGCGTCGATTCCGTCAATCCCTTCCAACCTCTCACCTACCCCCACCGCCTCGAGGCAGGCACCCTCAATCTTCTCGGCATTCTCGGTCTTGATGAAAGTCTGACCCTGGTCGAGGGCCACATGGCGGAAAACTTTATAAGAGAGATGCAACTCACCGAGAAACTGCGCGACGGCCTGAGCAAAATCGCCAGGATCAAGCTCTATGCCGCTCGGAATCTCAAGCAAAACCACCTGCCGATCCTCTCCTGCGCTGTCGATGGCATGGCGAGCAGCGACGCCGGGGCGATCCTCGACGGCGACTACGGCATCGCCGTGCGCACCGGCCTGCAATGCGCGCCACTTGTCCATGAAGACCTCGGCAGCGGGGAGGCAGGCGCTATCCGCTTCAGCCTCGGACCGAGTACCAGCGAGGCGGATATCGATGCCGCCATCGCGGCAATGACGGCGATCGCCGCCTGA
- a CDS encoding TusE/DsrC/DsvC family sulfur relay protein, whose translation MSAPSSPEKTGLSPVVRTIGQREVVFDNEGFLYDFRDWDEDLYHFLAAECGLGETSERHLRVIRFLREFYASHGRAPLNNQLRKGTDMTLLEIEALFPGGIKNGARRLAGLPNPQTCS comes from the coding sequence GTGTCGGCTCCCTCATCGCCTGAGAAGACCGGTTTAAGCCCCGTTGTCCGCACCATTGGGCAACGGGAAGTGGTCTTTGATAACGAGGGTTTTTTGTACGATTTCAGGGACTGGGACGAGGATCTATACCATTTTCTGGCGGCGGAGTGCGGCCTTGGTGAAACAAGCGAACGGCACCTGCGGGTAATCCGCTTCCTCCGCGAGTTCTACGCCAGCCATGGCCGTGCGCCGCTCAACAATCAATTAAGAAAGGGTACCGATATGACCCTCCTGGAGATCGAAGCCCTGTTCCCCGGCGGCATCAAAAACGGTGCGCGGCGCCTGGCTGGACTGCCCAATCCCCAAACCTGCAGTTAA
- a CDS encoding molybdopterin-dependent oxidoreductase — MKRVQLRVNGVRHEWIVEPKAVLLDLLRNDLRLTGAKQSCDRKGQCGACMVIVDKKAVRACLARVADLDGAEIITVEGLGTPENPHFIQEAFVLTGAVQCGFCTPGMIMASKALLDVTLNPTNDEIVQALRGNLCRCTGYTKIIEAVQLAGRFLRGEIHPDGIRPKPDQGGLGIAHPRPSAMAKACGTAHFTADFRMEGALELAVLRSHLPHARIVAIDASAALTMPGVEGVMTADDIKGTNILKYLVADRPVLCKDKVRYIGDPILAVAAATKKQAEAALAAIKVELSPLPVMDSPATALGNSAVPVHDDLPNLCFDQPQLKGDAAVALNDAAAVVSARFTTQINHQAPLEPEATIAYFEEEEKGEDGADEPAKLVIIGRSINIHYHLSMLQAALGWENMKYIEAYSGGQFGIKIDVISEGIAGAAAIHFQRPIRYIPSLAESMLMTSKRHSFAMEVKLGVDANDKLSVYCNDFVVDKGAYYSIGHVVVNRALLMLSGSYNIPNVEARGRLVYTNNPWGSAARGAGPPQINFALECAMDMLADKIGVDPFDFRLHNSLRPGQAKSTGRVVGEWPFPELMEAMRPHYQRAVGEAKASQQGRIRRGVGLAAGAFGIGGPGDVSVASVELGDDGTISIYAAAADPGEGNDSMLCQLTAEFMGVSLEKIRLFTRDTDNTAASGPAAGSRITYMIGGALIDALTQLKAAMAEAGCATGRELEAAGKPRRYLGRKKNEDAGPLDPKTGQGPSFESQVHAVQLAELEVDTETGKVKVLKMTTAVDAGPVINPLNLTGQLEGGMDMGVGFALREEYVAGKTKDWVSFKFPTIREHFAMETIIRETKRPKGPLGVTGVGEMCMVPTAPAVINAIHNAVGVWICNLPATPDKVKAALAKEN; from the coding sequence ATGAAAAGAGTGCAACTCCGGGTCAACGGCGTCCGCCACGAGTGGATCGTCGAGCCGAAAGCGGTTCTCCTTGACCTGCTCCGCAACGATCTGCGGCTGACCGGTGCCAAACAGTCCTGCGACCGAAAGGGCCAATGCGGCGCCTGCATGGTCATTGTCGACAAAAAGGCGGTGCGCGCCTGTCTCGCCCGGGTCGCCGATCTCGACGGCGCGGAGATAATTACCGTTGAGGGACTGGGAACACCGGAGAACCCCCATTTCATCCAGGAGGCCTTCGTTCTGACAGGCGCCGTGCAGTGCGGCTTCTGCACCCCGGGGATGATCATGGCGAGCAAGGCCCTGCTCGACGTCACCCTCAACCCGACCAACGACGAGATCGTCCAGGCCCTGCGCGGCAACCTTTGCCGCTGTACCGGCTATACCAAGATCATTGAAGCGGTGCAGCTTGCCGGCCGCTTCCTCCGGGGCGAAATCCACCCGGACGGTATCCGGCCAAAACCCGACCAGGGCGGCCTCGGTATCGCCCATCCACGGCCTTCGGCGATGGCCAAGGCCTGCGGTACCGCCCATTTCACCGCCGACTTCCGGATGGAAGGGGCGCTGGAACTGGCGGTGCTGCGCAGCCATCTGCCCCATGCCAGGATTGTCGCCATTGACGCCTCGGCGGCCTTGACCATGCCGGGGGTTGAGGGCGTCATGACGGCGGACGATATTAAAGGCACCAATATCCTCAAATACCTGGTGGCGGATCGACCGGTGCTGTGCAAGGACAAAGTCCGCTATATCGGCGATCCCATTCTGGCGGTAGCGGCAGCGACCAAGAAACAGGCCGAGGCGGCGCTCGCCGCGATCAAGGTGGAACTCTCCCCCCTGCCAGTCATGGATAGCCCGGCAACAGCCCTTGGCAATTCGGCGGTGCCGGTCCACGACGATCTGCCGAATCTCTGCTTTGATCAGCCGCAGCTTAAAGGCGATGCCGCTGTGGCCCTGAACGACGCCGCGGCGGTGGTGAGCGCCCGCTTCACCACCCAGATCAATCACCAGGCACCCCTTGAGCCGGAGGCGACCATCGCCTATTTCGAAGAGGAGGAAAAAGGAGAAGATGGTGCGGATGAGCCTGCAAAGCTGGTGATCATCGGCCGGAGCATCAATATCCACTACCATCTGTCGATGCTCCAGGCAGCTCTCGGCTGGGAAAACATGAAGTATATCGAGGCCTATTCCGGCGGCCAGTTCGGCATCAAGATCGATGTCATCTCCGAGGGTATCGCTGGCGCTGCAGCCATCCATTTCCAGAGGCCGATCCGCTATATTCCGAGCCTTGCCGAAAGCATGCTGATGACCTCCAAGCGCCATTCCTTTGCCATGGAGGTCAAACTCGGAGTCGATGCCAACGACAAACTGAGCGTCTACTGCAACGACTTCGTGGTCGATAAGGGCGCCTACTACTCCATCGGCCACGTGGTGGTCAACCGGGCCCTGCTCATGCTCTCCGGTTCTTACAATATTCCCAATGTCGAGGCCCGCGGCCGCCTGGTGTATACCAACAATCCCTGGGGCAGCGCCGCTCGTGGCGCCGGTCCACCACAGATCAATTTCGCCCTGGAATGCGCCATGGACATGCTCGCCGACAAGATCGGCGTAGACCCCTTCGACTTCCGCCTCCACAACTCCCTGCGGCCCGGCCAGGCCAAATCCACCGGCCGGGTAGTCGGTGAGTGGCCCTTCCCCGAACTGATGGAGGCAATGCGCCCCCATTACCAAAGGGCCGTTGGTGAGGCCAAGGCATCTCAGCAGGGAAGGATCAGGCGCGGTGTCGGCCTTGCCGCCGGGGCCTTTGGTATCGGCGGGCCGGGCGATGTGTCGGTGGCCTCGGTGGAACTGGGCGACGACGGCACGATCAGCATCTACGCCGCAGCAGCCGACCCCGGCGAAGGCAACGATTCGATGCTTTGCCAGCTCACCGCCGAGTTCATGGGCGTGTCCCTTGAAAAGATCCGCCTCTTTACCCGCGATACCGACAATACCGCGGCCAGCGGCCCGGCGGCGGGGAGCAGGATCACCTATATGATCGGCGGCGCCCTGATCGACGCCTTGACCCAGCTGAAGGCGGCGATGGCCGAGGCCGGCTGCGCCACCGGCCGCGAACTTGAGGCCGCCGGCAAACCACGGCGGTACCTTGGGCGGAAAAAGAACGAGGACGCCGGACCCCTTGATCCAAAGACCGGCCAGGGACCATCCTTTGAATCCCAGGTTCATGCGGTACAACTGGCGGAGCTGGAGGTGGATACCGAAACCGGCAAGGTGAAGGTACTGAAGATGACCACCGCCGTCGATGCCGGGCCGGTGATCAATCCTTTGAATCTCACCGGCCAGCTCGAAGGCGGCATGGATATGGGCGTCGGCTTTGCCCTGCGCGAGGAATATGTTGCCGGTAAGACGAAGGACTGGGTAAGCTTCAAGTTCCCGACCATCCGCGAGCACTTTGCCATGGAGACCATTATCCGCGAGACCAAGAGGCCAAAAGGACCACTGGGGGTCACCGGTGTCGGTGAGATGTGCATGGTGCCAACCGCCCCGGCGGTGATCAATGCCATCCACAATGCCGTTGGCGTGTGGATCTGCAACCTGCCGGCCACCCCGGACAAGGTCAAGGCGGCGCTTGCCAAGGAGAACTAG